In Brevibacillus brevis, a genomic segment contains:
- the hisF gene encoding imidazole glycerol phosphate synthase subunit HisF, whose product MLAKRIIPCLDVKDGRVVKGVQFVGLRDAGDPVELAKKYSEQRADELVFLDISASHEGRKTMVDVIERTAANITIPFTVGGGINSVDDMRRILRAGADKISLNTAAVLRPELIGEGATVFGSQCIVVAIDARNVGGDRWEVYTHGGRNATGRDVVAWAQEAEALGAGEILLTSMDDDGEKKGFGIELTRRVSESVGIPVIASGGAGAREHFYDVLTEGKADAALAASIFHYEETSIQAVKEYLQTKGVVVRP is encoded by the coding sequence ATGCTGGCAAAACGAATCATTCCCTGCCTGGACGTAAAAGACGGACGGGTCGTAAAAGGCGTACAGTTCGTCGGGCTGCGCGATGCGGGAGACCCGGTGGAGCTCGCCAAAAAATACAGCGAGCAGCGGGCGGACGAGCTGGTATTTCTCGACATTTCCGCTTCGCATGAGGGCCGCAAGACGATGGTGGACGTGATTGAACGCACCGCTGCCAACATCACGATCCCGTTTACGGTCGGCGGCGGAATCAACAGCGTCGATGACATGAGGCGCATATTGCGGGCCGGAGCCGATAAGATCTCGTTGAATACAGCGGCCGTGCTGAGGCCGGAGCTGATCGGCGAAGGGGCGACTGTTTTCGGATCGCAATGTATCGTCGTCGCGATCGATGCCCGCAACGTGGGTGGGGATCGTTGGGAAGTGTACACCCACGGCGGACGCAATGCTACGGGAAGAGACGTCGTGGCATGGGCCCAGGAAGCCGAGGCATTGGGCGCGGGGGAAATCCTGCTGACGAGCATGGACGACGACGGCGAGAAGAAGGGCTTTGGCATCGAGCTGACCAGACGGGTATCCGAGTCGGTAGGCATTCCGGTGATTGCCTCCGGCGGCGCGGGAGCCCGGGAGCATTTTTACGATGTGCTGACAGAAGGAAAAGCGGACGCGGCTTTGGCGGCATCCATTTTCCATTATGAGGAGACCTCGATCCAAGCGGTGAAAGAGTATCTCCAGACCAAAGGAGTTGTAGTGCGGCCATGA
- the hisA gene encoding 1-(5-phosphoribosyl)-5-[(5-phosphoribosylamino)methylideneamino]imidazole-4-carboxamide isomerase, with amino-acid sequence MSFLIYPAIDIRGGKCVRLFQGDYEQETVYADSPVEMAKRWVAQGASWVHLVDLDGAKEGKPANAELIKEIARSIPVPVQVGGGIRTEEQIADYLQAGVARVIVGTAAIEDEPFTRRILETYGDKIAIGLDCRSGMVATRGWLNTTDVSATELAKRLVSYGAETFIYTDIARDGTLTGPNVEEITALAIATGKSVIASGGVSSLDDLLALSAHEKDGVSGAIVGKALYTEAFSLDEALNRMGERV; translated from the coding sequence ATGAGCTTTCTCATTTATCCGGCCATTGACATACGCGGGGGAAAATGCGTTCGGCTGTTCCAGGGGGATTACGAGCAGGAGACGGTGTATGCCGACTCTCCGGTGGAAATGGCGAAGCGGTGGGTCGCGCAAGGCGCTTCCTGGGTGCATCTGGTCGATTTGGACGGGGCGAAGGAAGGCAAGCCTGCCAATGCCGAGCTGATCAAGGAAATCGCCCGCAGCATCCCGGTCCCCGTGCAGGTGGGCGGTGGTATCCGGACCGAGGAGCAGATCGCGGATTACCTGCAAGCGGGGGTAGCGAGGGTCATCGTCGGGACGGCGGCCATCGAAGACGAGCCGTTTACCCGTCGCATTCTCGAGACGTACGGGGACAAAATCGCGATTGGACTCGATTGCAGAAGCGGCATGGTCGCTACGCGCGGCTGGCTGAACACGACGGATGTATCCGCCACGGAGCTGGCTAAACGGCTGGTGTCGTACGGAGCGGAGACCTTCATTTACACCGACATCGCAAGGGACGGCACGCTGACCGGCCCCAATGTGGAGGAAATTACGGCCTTGGCGATTGCCACAGGCAAGTCGGTCATCGCATCCGGCGGAGTCAGCAGCCTCGACGATCTGCTTGCGCTGTCCGCTCATGAAAAGGACGGAGTCTCCGGTGCCATCGTCGGAAAGGCCCTGTATACAGAGGCGTTCTCCTTGGATGAGGCGCTGAATCGCATGGGGGAGCGTGTGTGA
- the hisH gene encoding imidazole glycerol phosphate synthase subunit HisH, whose translation MIGIIDYGMGNLFSLSKALERLGYSYDFVSQPERLDECSGLILPGVGAFGDAVANIRELGLEQAIHDYAASGRPILGICLGMQLLFGKSEEHGEHIGLGLLNGEAVRFAGGEYKIPHMGWNQLTLAQSHWLLDGVQTGDYVYFVHSYHVRVGSPDILLATSDYHQDVTAIVGRENVYGMQFHPEKSGETGMRLLQNFAVQCEGVLA comes from the coding sequence ATGATCGGCATTATCGACTACGGCATGGGGAATTTGTTCAGCTTGAGCAAGGCGCTGGAGCGTCTGGGCTATTCCTATGATTTCGTCTCCCAGCCGGAGCGTCTGGATGAATGCAGCGGACTGATTCTCCCCGGCGTGGGAGCGTTTGGAGATGCTGTCGCGAATATTCGGGAGCTGGGGCTGGAACAGGCCATTCACGACTATGCAGCTTCCGGACGTCCGATCCTCGGCATTTGCCTCGGCATGCAGCTGTTGTTCGGGAAAAGCGAAGAGCATGGCGAGCACATCGGGCTTGGGCTCCTGAATGGAGAAGCGGTTCGTTTTGCCGGTGGAGAGTACAAGATTCCCCACATGGGCTGGAACCAGCTCACCCTTGCGCAAAGCCACTGGCTGCTCGACGGCGTACAGACCGGCGACTACGTCTATTTCGTGCACTCGTACCATGTGCGGGTAGGAAGCCCGGACATCTTGCTGGCAACGAGCGACTATCACCAGGATGTGACGGCCATCGTCGGACGGGAGAACGTATACGGCATGCAGTTCCACCCGGAGAAGAGCGGAGAGACGGGGATGCGTCTGCTGCAAAATTTCGCGGTACAGTGCGAGGGGGTATTGGCATGA
- the hisB gene encoding imidazoleglycerol-phosphate dehydratase HisB, whose translation MSELQKREARIERNTNETQIALSFGIDGAGESKQDSGVPFLDHMLDLFTRHGHFDLNVKAKGDIEIDYHHTVEDIGICLGHALREALGDKKGIKRYGNAFVPMDDALAQVVIDISNRPHLEYRAVYPSNVVGQFPTELVHEFLWKFALEARINLHVILHYGHNTHHMIEAIFKALGRALDEATTIDPRVKGVPSTKGVL comes from the coding sequence ATGAGTGAGCTGCAAAAGCGCGAAGCCAGAATCGAACGCAACACCAATGAGACCCAGATTGCCCTTTCCTTTGGAATCGACGGCGCGGGGGAGAGCAAGCAGGACTCCGGCGTTCCATTTCTCGATCACATGCTGGACCTGTTTACGCGGCATGGACACTTTGATCTGAACGTCAAAGCGAAGGGCGACATCGAAATCGACTACCATCACACGGTGGAGGACATCGGCATTTGCCTGGGGCATGCGCTGCGTGAGGCGCTGGGCGACAAAAAGGGCATCAAGCGCTACGGCAACGCCTTCGTCCCGATGGATGACGCGCTGGCGCAGGTCGTGATCGACATCAGCAACCGGCCGCATCTGGAGTACCGGGCGGTTTACCCTTCCAACGTCGTCGGGCAATTCCCTACGGAGCTCGTCCATGAGTTCCTCTGGAAGTTCGCCCTGGAAGCGCGGATCAACCTGCACGTAATCCTGCACTATGGGCACAATACCCATCATATGATTGAAGCGATCTTCAAGGCGCTGGGCCGCGCGCTGGACGAAGCGACGACGATCGACCCGAGAGTCAAAGGGGTCCCGTCTACCAAAGGGGTTTTGTGA